From a single Kingella potus genomic region:
- the coaBC gene encoding bifunctional phosphopantothenoylcysteine decarboxylase/phosphopantothenate--cysteine ligase CoaBC, translating to MSKHILLGISGGIAAYKSCELVRLLKKQGHEVSVAMSRAATEFVSPLTFQALSGNPVLSDTHEGGAGNGMAHINLGRAADVFLIAPASADIIAKIACGIADNLPAVLAAARNCPLAVAPAMNVQMWRNPANQRNIAQLVADGITVFPPESGDLACGESGEGRMAEAAALADLLPDLWTEKSLRGRKVLITAGATFEPIDPVRGITNLSSGTMGAALARACRAAGAQVSLVYGQMQAALPAGLYETVYAPSAAAMYREVMARAAASDVFIAVAAVADYKVKNAAAHKLKKDGGGAPPVIELEENPDILAAAAALPNPPFCVGFAAESRNVLEYARAKRLKKNIPLIAANDVSVAMGGRDTQITLIGEGGETVLPAGGKDRAAAAVAAKIAELLDGR from the coding sequence ATGTCCAAACACATCCTGCTCGGCATCAGCGGCGGCATTGCCGCCTACAAATCCTGCGAACTTGTGCGCCTGTTGAAAAAACAGGGACACGAAGTCAGCGTGGCGATGAGCCGCGCCGCCACGGAATTTGTTTCCCCGCTTACCTTTCAGGCACTCAGCGGCAATCCCGTTTTGAGCGACACGCACGAAGGCGGCGCGGGCAACGGCATGGCGCACATCAACCTCGGCCGTGCCGCCGACGTTTTCCTTATCGCTCCCGCCAGTGCCGACATCATCGCCAAAATCGCGTGCGGCATTGCCGACAACCTGCCCGCCGTGCTGGCCGCCGCCCGCAACTGCCCGCTGGCGGTTGCGCCGGCGATGAACGTGCAGATGTGGCGCAATCCCGCCAACCAAAGAAACATCGCGCAGCTTGTTGCCGACGGCATCACCGTTTTCCCGCCGGAATCGGGCGATCTGGCCTGCGGCGAAAGCGGCGAGGGGCGGATGGCCGAAGCTGCCGCCCTTGCCGATCTGCTGCCCGATTTGTGGACGGAAAAAAGCCTGCGCGGCCGCAAGGTGCTGATTACCGCCGGAGCCACCTTCGAACCCATAGACCCCGTGCGCGGCATTACCAATCTGTCCAGCGGCACCATGGGCGCGGCACTCGCCCGCGCCTGCCGCGCCGCCGGAGCGCAGGTGTCGCTCGTATACGGGCAGATGCAGGCCGCCCTGCCTGCCGGACTGTATGAAACCGTTTACGCGCCGAGTGCCGCAGCGATGTACCGCGAAGTGATGGCACGCGCGGCGGCAAGCGACGTGTTCATCGCCGTGGCCGCCGTGGCCGACTACAAAGTGAAAAACGCCGCCGCACACAAGCTGAAAAAAGACGGCGGCGGCGCACCGCCCGTTATCGAACTCGAAGAAAACCCCGACATTCTCGCCGCCGCCGCCGCCCTGCCGAATCCGCCTTTCTGCGTCGGCTTTGCCGCCGAAAGTCGCAATGTTTTGGAATACGCCCGCGCCAAGCGTTTGAAAAAAAACATTCCGCTGATTGCGGCCAACGACGTTTCCGTGGCGATGGGCGGGCGCGATACCCAAATTACCCTGATCGGGGAAGGCGGGGAAACCGTGCTGCCTGCCGGCGGCAAAGACCGTGCGGCGGCGGCGGTGGCGGCAAAAATCGCGGAGCTGCTGGACGGGAGATAG
- a CDS encoding SDR family NAD(P)-dependent oxidoreductase, translating into MRKLIITGHTRGLGAALAQLYLRQGRQVLGLARGGAAWRPSENLRQVKIDLSDGAALSALLSDGLLRDFLAGAEDILLINNAAAVSPNALLGRQRPSEILASVSLNIAAPLLLANAVLAARPAGVPLDILHIGSGAGRKSYAGWSVYGATKAALDHHARCMAAEGHAKLRAVCLAPGIVDTDMQAQIRASDAAAFPLHAHFVSLKNQNSLQTAQETAAKIAAYIESPHFGKDAAADIRDICP; encoded by the coding sequence ATGCGCAAACTGATCATCACCGGACATACGCGCGGGCTGGGTGCCGCACTGGCGCAGCTTTATCTGCGGCAGGGACGGCAGGTATTGGGCTTGGCACGGGGCGGGGCCGCTTGGAGGCCGTCTGAAAACCTGCGGCAGGTAAAGATAGACTTGTCCGACGGCGCAGCCCTGTCCGCGCTGCTTTCAGACGGCCTGCTGCGGGATTTTCTGGCAGGCGCGGAAGACATCCTGCTCATCAACAATGCGGCGGCGGTATCGCCCAATGCGCTTTTGGGGCGGCAGAGGCCGTCTGAAATTCTTGCCTCCGTGTCCCTGAATATTGCCGCGCCGCTGCTGCTGGCAAACGCAGTACTGGCGGCGCGGCCGGCGGGCGTGCCGCTCGACATCCTGCACATCGGCAGCGGCGCGGGGCGCAAAAGCTACGCCGGCTGGAGCGTATATGGTGCCACCAAAGCCGCGCTCGACCACCACGCCCGCTGCATGGCGGCGGAAGGCCATGCCAAGCTGCGCGCCGTCTGCCTTGCCCCGGGCATAGTGGACACGGATATGCAGGCACAAATCCGCGCATCCGACGCGGCAGCCTTTCCCCTGCATGCGCACTTCGTATCGCTGAAAAACCAAAACAGCCTGCAAACCGCACAAGAAACAGCGGCAAAGATTGCGGCCTACATCGAATCGCCCCACTTCGGCAAAGATGCGGCAGCGGACATACGGGATATTTGTCCGTAA
- the gyrA gene encoding DNA gyrase subunit A, producing MTDDTIRHDHKFALETLPVSLEDEMRKSYLDYAMSVIVGRALPDVRDGLKPVHRRVLYAMHELKNNWNAAYKKSARIVGDVIGKYHPHGDSAVYDTIVRMAQPFSMRYVLIDGQGNFGSVDGDGAAAMRYTEIRMAKIAHEMLADIEEETVNFGPNYDGSEHEPLVLPTRFPALLVNGSSGIAVGMATNIPPHNLTDTINACLRLLDAPDTEIDELIDILQAPDFPTGATIYGLSGVREGYKTGRGRVVMRGKTHIEPIGKNGERETIIIDEIPYQVNKAKLVEKIGELVREKTLEGVSDLRDESDKSGMRVVIELKRNENAEVVLNQLYKLTQLQDSFGINMVALVDGQPRLLNLKQILAEFLRHRREVVTRRTLFRLKKARHEGHIAEGKAVALSNIDEMIRLIKESADAPEAKEKLLARAWRSSLVEDMLGRTDLDLRMARPEGLSTKLGLQSDGYYLSEIQADAILRMSLRNLTGLDQEEIVGDYKNIMAKIIDFLDILAKPERITQIIREELEETKANFGDGRKSEINPFGGDIADEDLIPQREMVVTLTHGGYIKTQPTTDYQAQRRGGRGKQAAATKDEDFIESLFVANTHDYLMCFTNLGKCHWIKVYKLPEGGRNSRGRPINNVIQLEENEKVSAILAVREFPEDQYVFFATAQGMVKKVQLSAFKNVRSQGIKAIALKDGDCLVGVAQTGGADDIMLFSNLGKAIRFNEYWEKTGSDEAEDADGENDHDVSDSPSDDENEEGGDTAVISGKHGVRPSGRGSGGLRGMRLPAGGRIVSLITFAPERAGDETLQVLTATANGYGKRTPIADYSRKNKGGQGNIAINTGERNGDLVAATLVSESDDLMLITSGGVLIRTKVGQIRETGRAAQGVRLINLDEGEQLVSLERVAEEPEDISIEDETGAAENGTEE from the coding sequence ATGACCGACGATACCATCCGCCACGACCACAAATTCGCCCTCGAAACCCTGCCCGTCAGCCTTGAAGACGAGATGCGCAAAAGCTATCTCGATTATGCGATGAGCGTGATTGTCGGCCGCGCCCTGCCCGATGTGCGCGACGGATTGAAGCCCGTACACCGCCGCGTGCTCTACGCCATGCACGAGCTGAAAAACAACTGGAACGCGGCCTACAAAAAATCGGCGCGCATCGTCGGCGACGTAATCGGTAAATACCATCCGCACGGTGATTCTGCGGTATACGACACCATCGTGCGTATGGCGCAGCCCTTTTCCATGCGCTACGTTTTAATCGACGGACAGGGCAACTTCGGCTCGGTGGACGGCGACGGCGCGGCTGCCATGCGTTACACCGAAATCCGCATGGCCAAAATCGCCCACGAAATGCTGGCCGACATCGAAGAAGAAACCGTCAACTTCGGCCCCAACTACGACGGCAGCGAACACGAGCCGCTGGTTCTGCCTACCCGCTTTCCCGCACTCCTGGTCAACGGCTCGTCCGGCATCGCCGTGGGCATGGCCACCAATATTCCGCCGCACAACCTCACCGACACCATCAACGCCTGTCTGCGCCTCTTGGATGCGCCGGACACCGAAATCGACGAACTCATCGACATCCTGCAAGCCCCCGACTTCCCCACCGGTGCCACGATTTACGGCCTCTCCGGCGTGCGCGAAGGCTACAAAACCGGACGCGGCCGCGTGGTGATGCGCGGCAAAACCCATATCGAACCAATCGGCAAAAACGGCGAGCGCGAAACCATCATCATCGATGAAATTCCCTATCAGGTAAACAAAGCCAAGCTGGTGGAAAAAATCGGCGAACTGGTGCGCGAAAAAACGCTGGAAGGCGTGTCCGACTTGCGCGACGAGTCAGACAAATCCGGCATGCGCGTCGTCATCGAATTGAAGCGCAACGAAAACGCCGAAGTGGTGCTCAACCAGCTCTACAAACTCACCCAGCTTCAAGACAGCTTCGGCATCAATATGGTGGCACTGGTCGACGGCCAGCCGCGCCTGCTCAATCTGAAGCAGATTTTGGCCGAATTTCTGCGCCACCGCCGCGAAGTCGTTACCCGCCGCACCCTGTTCCGCCTGAAAAAAGCCCGCCACGAAGGCCACATTGCCGAGGGCAAGGCGGTTGCGTTGTCGAATATCGACGAAATGATCCGCCTGATTAAAGAATCCGCCGACGCGCCCGAAGCCAAAGAAAAACTGCTTGCCCGTGCATGGCGCAGCAGCCTGGTGGAAGACATGCTCGGCCGTACCGATCTCGACTTGCGCATGGCACGTCCCGAAGGCCTGAGTACCAAACTCGGCCTGCAAAGCGACGGCTACTATCTGAGCGAAATCCAAGCCGACGCAATTTTGCGTATGAGCCTGCGCAACCTCACCGGCCTCGATCAGGAAGAAATCGTAGGCGACTACAAAAACATCATGGCCAAAATCATTGATTTTCTGGATATTCTCGCCAAGCCCGAACGCATCACACAAATCATCCGCGAAGAATTGGAAGAAACCAAAGCCAATTTCGGCGACGGGCGCAAGAGCGAAATCAACCCGTTTGGCGGCGACATTGCCGACGAAGACCTGATTCCGCAACGCGAAATGGTGGTAACGCTCACCCACGGCGGCTACATCAAAACCCAGCCGACCACCGATTACCAAGCCCAGCGGCGCGGCGGACGCGGCAAACAGGCGGCCGCCACTAAAGACGAAGACTTTATCGAAAGCCTGTTTGTCGCCAACACCCACGATTACCTGATGTGCTTCACCAATCTCGGCAAATGCCACTGGATTAAAGTGTACAAGCTGCCCGAAGGCGGCCGCAACAGCCGTGGCCGGCCGATTAACAACGTTATCCAATTGGAAGAAAACGAAAAAGTCAGCGCAATCTTGGCCGTGCGCGAATTCCCCGAAGACCAATACGTCTTCTTCGCCACCGCGCAGGGCATGGTGAAAAAAGTGCAGCTTTCCGCATTTAAAAACGTGCGCAGCCAAGGCATCAAAGCCATCGCGCTCAAAGATGGCGACTGCCTGGTCGGCGTGGCGCAAACCGGCGGCGCAGACGACATCATGCTGTTTTCCAATCTCGGCAAAGCCATCCGCTTTAACGAATATTGGGAAAAAACCGGCAGCGACGAAGCCGAAGATGCCGATGGCGAAAACGATCACGACGTTTCAGACAGCCCATCCGACGACGAAAACGAAGAGGGCGGCGACACCGCCGTTATCAGCGGCAAACACGGCGTGCGCCCGAGCGGACGCGGCAGCGGCGGCCTGCGCGGTATGCGTCTGCCCGCCGGCGGCCGCATCGTCAGCCTGATTACCTTTGCGCCGGAACGTGCCGGAGACGAAACCCTGCAAGTGCTTACCGCCACCGCCAACGGCTACGGCAAACGCACCCCGATTGCCGATTACAGCCGCAAAAACAAAGGCGGACAAGGCAATATTGCCATCAATACCGGCGAGCGCAACGGCGATTTGGTGGCCGCAACCCTGGTGAGCGAAAGCGACGATTTGATGCTGATTACCAGCGGCGGCGTACTCATCCGTACCAAAGTCGGACAAATCCGCGAAACCGGCCGCGCCGCGCAAGGCGTGCGCCTGATTAATCTCGACGAGGGCGAACAGCTCGTCAGCCTCGAGCGCGTGGCCGAAGAGCCGGAAGACATCTCTATCGAGGACGAAACCGGTGCAGCGGAAAACGGTACGGAAGAATAA
- a CDS encoding DUF4240 domain-containing protein — protein sequence MNVFHSVSELMDEARFWQIINQSLAEAEAAHEYGDEQQDAQVAALTDALMALDRQEIAAFENRFYQLHWFSYRQDLWCAAYLMCGGCSDDGFDYFRYWLVSRGEAVFQTALAKPDSLADYPFVTADNDYYEFEAIAAVANDVFAEKFGGELYEYTAFRTEIPQMEFEWSDEDPESMKRICPKLFAKFKEQCF from the coding sequence ATGAATGTATTTCACTCCGTATCCGAACTGATGGACGAAGCCCGCTTTTGGCAAATCATCAACCAATCGCTTGCCGAAGCCGAAGCCGCACACGAATACGGCGATGAGCAGCAAGACGCGCAAGTTGCCGCACTGACCGATGCGCTTATGGCATTGGACCGGCAGGAAATCGCCGCTTTTGAAAACCGCTTTTACCAGCTGCATTGGTTTTCTTACCGCCAAGATTTGTGGTGCGCGGCGTATTTGATGTGCGGCGGCTGCTCGGACGATGGCTTTGATTATTTCCGCTATTGGCTGGTATCGCGCGGCGAAGCGGTTTTTCAGACTGCCTTAGCCAAGCCCGATAGCTTGGCGGATTATCCGTTTGTAACCGCAGACAATGATTACTATGAATTTGAAGCCATTGCTGCCGTGGCAAACGATGTGTTTGCAGAAAAATTTGGCGGCGAGTTGTACGAATACACCGCCTTCCGTACCGAAATTCCTCAAATGGAATTTGAATGGAGCGATGAAGACCCCGAAAGCATGAAACGCATTTGCCCGAAACTGTTTGCAAAATTTAAAGAACAATGCTTTTAA
- a CDS encoding TrmH family RNA methyltransferase, translated as MKQIISPHNSQLKHLAKLGTSAKYRRECRQTVLEGTHLLDALLQTGTQPQQVYLAQSCLDKPEIQNLLSRIPPAHTTAVEDRLLAKASALADGGSILSLTGIPETAAPPQSGDCVVLEHIQDPGNIGTILRSAAAAGIYQIIADTGCADLWSPKVLRSAMGAHFLLRLYPAADLKAWRQSYESPLFATTLAENSISLYRINLRQPCAWLFGNEGGGITPAAGNAATHTVKIPMSGATESLNVAMAATVCLFEQMRQRLG; from the coding sequence ATGAAACAAATCATCTCGCCCCACAACAGCCAACTCAAACACCTCGCCAAACTCGGCACATCCGCCAAATACCGCCGCGAATGCCGCCAGACCGTTCTCGAAGGCACACATCTGCTTGACGCGCTGCTGCAAACCGGCACACAGCCGCAACAGGTTTACCTCGCACAAAGCTGTTTGGACAAACCCGAAATACAGAATCTGCTTTCACGGATACCGCCGGCACACACCACCGCCGTCGAAGACCGCCTGCTCGCCAAAGCCTCCGCCCTTGCCGACGGCGGCAGCATCCTCAGCCTGACCGGCATCCCGGAAACCGCCGCCCCGCCGCAAAGCGGCGACTGCGTAGTGCTCGAACACATCCAAGACCCGGGCAACATCGGCACCATCCTACGCAGCGCGGCGGCGGCAGGCATATACCAAATTATTGCAGACACAGGCTGCGCCGATCTCTGGTCGCCGAAAGTGCTCCGTTCCGCCATGGGCGCACACTTTCTGCTGCGCCTCTATCCCGCCGCCGACCTGAAAGCATGGCGGCAAAGCTACGAATCCCCCCTATTCGCCACCACCCTTGCCGAAAACAGCATCAGCCTCTACCGTATCAACCTGCGCCAACCGTGCGCCTGGCTGTTCGGCAACGAAGGCGGAGGCATTACTCCTGCCGCCGGAAACGCCGCAACGCATACGGTCAAAATCCCCATGTCCGGCGCAACCGAATCCCTCAATGTCGCCATGGCCGCCACCGTATGCCTGTTTGAACAAATGAGACAACGGCTGGGGTAA
- the secG gene encoding preprotein translocase subunit SecG, with product MEAFKTLIMILNGFAGLAIILLVLMQHGKGADAGASFASGSGSAQGVFGSAGSGNFLSRSTYIVAAVFFASCLALTYIYSHSGKHKLDFSNVQQSSQTKTQPAGSDSSGEVKK from the coding sequence ATGGAAGCATTTAAAACCCTGATTATGATTTTGAACGGTTTTGCCGGATTAGCCATTATCCTGCTCGTTCTCATGCAGCACGGAAAAGGTGCGGATGCAGGTGCTTCGTTTGCCAGCGGCAGCGGTAGTGCGCAAGGCGTATTCGGTTCTGCCGGTAGCGGAAACTTCCTTAGTCGCAGCACTTATATTGTAGCGGCGGTGTTTTTCGCGAGCTGCCTGGCTCTCACTTATATATACAGCCATTCTGGCAAACATAAGCTGGATTTCAGCAACGTACAGCAAAGCAGCCAAACAAAAACACAGCCTGCCGGGTCTGACAGTTCCGGTGAAGTGAAAAAATAA
- the tpiA gene encoding triose-phosphate isomerase: MWNKKWVVGNWKMNGCLQENATLLSAICALPPQENVCIGIAPPAVYLQQVRNAVQNAPYNRILTCAQDVSRFPGTGAYTGEVSAGMLKDTGVEMVLVGHSERSMYFSENNEIRRQKIQNVLDAGLIPLLCVGENLQERESGNEENTVARQLSVLKGLASDTFAVAYEPVWAIGTGKVANKEQIAQMHRFIYNEVLSYGNQGANIRILYGGSVNETNAAEILSVSYVDGALVGGASLSCEKFSAIIRSAEQA, translated from the coding sequence ATGTGGAATAAAAAATGGGTGGTCGGCAACTGGAAAATGAACGGCTGCCTGCAAGAAAACGCCACACTGCTGTCCGCAATCTGTGCCTTGCCGCCGCAGGAAAACGTCTGCATCGGCATCGCCCCGCCCGCCGTTTATCTGCAACAGGTGCGCAACGCCGTGCAAAACGCCCCGTACAACCGCATCCTTACCTGCGCCCAAGATGTCAGCCGCTTCCCCGGCACCGGCGCATACACCGGCGAAGTCTCCGCCGGAATGCTGAAAGACACAGGCGTAGAAATGGTTTTGGTCGGACACTCCGAGCGCAGTATGTATTTTAGTGAAAACAACGAAATACGCAGACAGAAAATCCAAAACGTCCTTGATGCCGGACTCATCCCGCTGCTGTGCGTCGGCGAAAACCTGCAAGAGCGCGAAAGCGGCAATGAGGAAAATACAGTCGCCCGCCAATTGTCGGTGTTGAAAGGCTTGGCAAGCGATACTTTCGCCGTCGCCTACGAGCCGGTTTGGGCAATCGGTACGGGAAAAGTAGCAAATAAAGAACAAATTGCACAAATGCACCGCTTTATTTACAACGAAGTCTTGTCATACGGCAATCAAGGTGCTAATATCCGCATTCTTTATGGCGGAAGCGTGAACGAAACAAACGCTGCGGAAATATTGTCCGTATCGTATGTTGACGGCGCACTCGTAGGCGGAGCTTCACTTTCCTGCGAAAAATTTTCCGCCATTATCCGATCTGCAGAACAAGCCTGA
- a CDS encoding lipid A biosynthesis lauroyl acyltransferase, protein MKILFAFLYLIQLLPFSMIQKTGRMLGLAAYWLVAPRRRIGRTNLQKCFPEWSADKREAVLKAHFKHMGILVAEYGLYWYGNAGRLKKLVRCRDKHYLDEALSAGEKVILLYPHFTAFELAVYALNQDVPLISMYSHQKNAALDAQILKGRHRYGNVFLIGRTEGLRAIIKQLKKSHAPFLYLPDQDFGRKDSVFVRFFGIQTATIAGLSRIAALTGAKVIPAIPTRHADGTVELRFYPAWENFPTGNPTDDAQRMNDFIEERVREQPEQYYWLHKRFKTRPEGEAGFY, encoded by the coding sequence ATGAAGATTCTGTTTGCCTTCCTGTATCTGATACAGCTTCTGCCGTTTTCCATGATTCAGAAAACAGGCCGTATGCTGGGCTTGGCAGCCTACTGGCTGGTTGCGCCGCGCCGCCGCATCGGCCGCACCAATCTGCAAAAATGTTTTCCAGAATGGAGCGCGGACAAGCGCGAAGCGGTACTCAAAGCACATTTCAAACACATGGGCATTCTCGTGGCGGAATACGGCCTGTATTGGTACGGCAATGCAGGCCGTCTGAAAAAGCTGGTGCGCTGCCGCGACAAACATTATCTCGACGAAGCACTATCGGCAGGAGAAAAAGTCATCCTGCTCTATCCGCATTTCACCGCATTCGAACTGGCCGTGTACGCACTCAACCAAGACGTGCCGCTGATCAGCATGTATTCCCACCAGAAAAACGCCGCACTCGACGCGCAAATCCTCAAAGGCCGGCACCGTTACGGCAACGTTTTCCTTATCGGACGCACCGAAGGCCTGCGCGCCATCATCAAACAGCTTAAAAAAAGCCATGCCCCGTTTCTCTATCTGCCCGACCAGGATTTCGGGCGCAAAGATTCGGTATTTGTCCGCTTCTTCGGTATACAGACGGCCACCATCGCCGGCTTGAGCCGCATTGCCGCACTAACCGGCGCAAAAGTCATCCCCGCCATCCCGACGCGGCACGCCGACGGCACGGTGGAACTGCGTTTCTATCCGGCATGGGAAAATTTCCCCACCGGCAATCCGACGGACGACGCACAGCGCATGAACGATTTTATCGAAGAGCGCGTGCGCGAACAGCCCGAGCAGTATTACTGGCTGCACAAACGCTTTAAAACCCGCCCCGAAGGCGAAGCCGGGTTTTACTGA
- the rbfA gene encoding 30S ribosome-binding factor RbfA, producing MNKNRRGCARQDRVREQIMRELAELVRTGLKDPRAGFITINEVEVTRDYSHATVFYTVLDDATRAVTEEALEHAKGHLRSELAKRIKLFKTPELHFKYDQSLERGMSISGLIDQVAAEKPVED from the coding sequence ATGAACAAAAACCGCAGGGGCTGCGCCCGCCAAGACCGCGTCAGAGAGCAAATCATGCGCGAGCTGGCCGAGCTTGTGCGCACCGGTCTGAAAGACCCGCGCGCGGGCTTCATCACCATCAACGAAGTGGAGGTAACGCGCGATTACAGCCACGCCACCGTGTTTTACACCGTACTCGACGATGCAACCCGTGCCGTTACCGAAGAAGCCCTGGAACACGCCAAAGGCCATCTGCGCAGCGAATTGGCCAAACGCATCAAGCTGTTCAAAACGCCCGAGCTGCATTTCAAATACGACCAGTCGCTCGAACGCGGCATGAGCATTTCCGGCCTGATAGACCAAGTGGCTGCCGAAAAACCTGTGGAAGACTAA
- the truB gene encoding tRNA pseudouridine(55) synthase TruB, whose product MTAKPAKRPVHGVLLLDKPAGLSSNTTLQKARRLYRAEKAGHTGVLDPLATGLLPVCFGEAAKFAQYLLDADKAYTATLKFGEASSTGDAEGEIVATGRADIAEAEFQTACAALTGSIRQVPPMFSALKHEGKPLYEYARKGIVIERKPRDITVYSIETERFAAPEAVIRVRCSKGTYIRTLCEDIAKQLGTFAHLTALRRTATAGFTLAQSHTLEDLAALGEAERDALLLPCDVLVRHLPELVLDGRAAEMLRCGQCPQFAGSVRADSPLRVYSQSGRFIGLARYRENEGRLQALRLMSTAQTE is encoded by the coding sequence ATGACTGCCAAACCTGCCAAACGCCCGGTACACGGCGTACTCCTGCTCGACAAACCCGCCGGCCTGTCCAGCAACACCACCTTGCAGAAAGCCCGCCGCCTCTACCGTGCCGAAAAGGCGGGGCACACCGGCGTACTCGACCCGCTGGCCACAGGGCTTTTGCCCGTGTGCTTCGGCGAGGCGGCCAAATTCGCCCAATACCTGCTCGATGCCGACAAAGCCTACACTGCCACGCTCAAATTCGGCGAGGCCAGCAGCACCGGCGATGCCGAAGGCGAAATCGTCGCCACCGGCCGCGCCGACATTGCCGAAGCCGAATTTCAGACGGCCTGCGCCGCGCTGACAGGCTCCATCCGCCAGGTGCCGCCGATGTTTTCCGCGCTCAAACACGAAGGCAAGCCGCTTTACGAATACGCCCGCAAAGGCATTGTGATCGAACGCAAGCCGCGCGACATCACGGTTTATTCGATTGAAACCGAACGCTTTGCCGCGCCCGAAGCCGTCATCCGCGTGCGTTGCAGCAAAGGCACCTACATCCGCACCCTCTGCGAAGACATCGCCAAGCAGCTCGGCACGTTCGCCCACCTCACCGCCTTGCGCCGCACCGCAACCGCCGGTTTCACCCTTGCCCAAAGCCACACGCTCGAAGATTTGGCCGCACTCGGCGAAGCGGAACGCGACGCGCTGCTGCTGCCCTGCGACGTGCTGGTACGCCACCTGCCCGAACTGGTTTTGGACGGCCGCGCCGCCGAAATGCTGCGCTGCGGCCAATGTCCGCAGTTTGCGGGCAGTGTCCGCGCCGACAGCCCCCTGCGTGTTTACAGCCAAAGCGGCCGCTTTATCGGCCTGGCCCGCTATCGGGAAAACGAAGGCCGTTTGCAGGCACTGCGGCTGATGAGTACCGCACAAACCGAGTAA
- a CDS encoding TetR/AcrR family transcriptional regulator, with protein MAKETRGNTYNRILDAALKLFNEESERATTTNHIAAHLGISPGNLYYHFRNKDEIILQLHHRYSGSMMAWIREADAPQSLADVAAYLNGIFDIMWDYRFLFSDTNALLSRNAELLGDYNEFTRAKASPLVLHYLEHLAAIGILRADKEDLQNLALNMWIITKYWFDLHGSVRRSGKPAADTKHLGVLRNLSLLKPYIGPEHRSAFAAICAGLKGEAGK; from the coding sequence ATGGCCAAAGAAACCCGGGGCAACACCTACAACCGCATACTCGATGCCGCGCTCAAGCTCTTCAACGAAGAAAGCGAACGCGCCACCACCACCAACCACATCGCCGCCCATCTCGGCATCAGCCCGGGCAACCTCTACTACCACTTCCGCAACAAAGACGAAATCATCCTCCAACTCCACCACCGTTACAGCGGCAGCATGATGGCCTGGATACGCGAAGCCGACGCACCGCAAAGCCTCGCCGACGTAGCCGCCTACCTCAACGGCATCTTCGACATCATGTGGGACTACCGCTTCCTGTTCAGCGACACCAACGCCCTGCTCTCGCGCAATGCCGAACTTTTGGGCGACTACAACGAATTTACCCGCGCCAAAGCCTCCCCCCTCGTCCTGCACTATCTCGAACACCTGGCCGCCATCGGCATTTTGCGCGCCGACAAGGAAGACCTGCAAAACCTCGCCCTCAATATGTGGATTATCACCAAATACTGGTTCGACCTGCACGGCTCCGTCCGCCGCAGCGGCAAGCCCGCCGCAGACACCAAACACCTCGGCGTACTGCGCAACCTCAGCCTGCTCAAACCCTATATCGGCCCGGAACACCGCTCCGCCTTCGCCGCCATCTGCGCCGGACTCAAAGGGGAAGCGGGCAAATAA